A window from Cyanobacteria bacterium FACHB-DQ100 encodes these proteins:
- a CDS encoding WG repeat-containing protein, with protein MMFRLFLLAALSLVTIGACTAPPRIAIAQRAIAVTPTPLAIENQFDSASDFAEGAALVQFGREFRYIDHAGRLTVTPKIELEAYAPFSEGLAIVKLGGLFGYLNRQGEFAIEPKFEQVSKFQEGLAAIRVDRRYGFIKPTGEVVIPPKFELTSGFSQGLAAVKLGAKYGYIDPTGQIKIEPKFDDAWRFSGGLAAARIGQKWGYINQNGQFVAQPQFDGAFNLSDAMGRVRVGERWGYVDSRGKVAIAPQYSFASDFSNGLALAQSNQKWGYIDKFGKFVIEPKYEFAASFQEGFAPVKIGDKWGYINPTGKIAIAPQFEEAGAFHEGLARVKLNDKWGYIPKP; from the coding sequence ATGATGTTTCGCCTCTTTTTGCTTGCGGCTCTCAGCTTGGTAACGATCGGAGCTTGCACGGCTCCTCCGAGAATTGCAATCGCACAACGCGCTATCGCTGTCACACCCACTCCACTTGCGATCGAAAATCAGTTTGACAGCGCAAGTGACTTCGCTGAAGGTGCAGCGTTAGTGCAGTTCGGACGAGAATTTCGCTACATCGATCACGCTGGGAGATTAACCGTTACGCCAAAAATCGAGCTTGAAGCCTACGCACCGTTTTCTGAAGGATTAGCGATCGTCAAACTCGGCGGTTTATTTGGTTATTTGAATCGGCAGGGTGAGTTCGCGATCGAGCCAAAATTTGAGCAGGTGTCAAAATTTCAAGAAGGACTGGCTGCCATTCGCGTCGATCGACGCTACGGATTTATTAAACCTACAGGTGAGGTAGTGATCCCGCCGAAATTTGAACTGACCTCCGGATTCTCTCAAGGACTCGCAGCCGTAAAATTGGGCGCAAAATATGGCTACATTGACCCAACTGGACAGATCAAAATTGAGCCAAAATTCGATGATGCTTGGCGATTTTCTGGGGGATTAGCGGCGGCTCGAATCGGTCAAAAATGGGGCTACATCAACCAAAACGGTCAATTTGTCGCCCAACCTCAATTTGATGGCGCGTTTAATCTTTCCGATGCAATGGGGCGCGTCCGAGTTGGTGAGCGTTGGGGATATGTCGATTCCAGGGGAAAAGTTGCGATCGCACCTCAGTATTCATTCGCCTCTGATTTCTCTAACGGTTTAGCCTTAGCTCAAAGCAATCAAAAATGGGGCTACATTGATAAATTCGGCAAATTTGTAATCGAGCCAAAATACGAATTTGCTGCAAGCTTTCAAGAAGGATTTGCCCCCGTCAAAATTGGGGACAAGTGGGGCTACATCAACCCAACCGGAAAGATTGCGATCGCGCCTCAGTTTGAAGAGGCAGGCGCATTTCACGAAGGATTAGCGCGAGTCAAACTTAACGATAAATGGGGCTATATCCCTAAGCCCTGA
- a CDS encoding sodium:proton antiporter — protein MQCGKAPVDVYILDLLVIGLLLLMVTLGAGWIARLPLSYALIYLLVGIILSPYGFNLVQARPDANFLERVTEIVVLISLFSCGLKMNRPMQFWAWRSTTRLIGLLMPITIFSIAAIAHFILKLDWGLAILLGAILAPTDPVLAAEVQLEDPHDRDELRFGITSEGGLNDALAFPFVYFGIHSIEKGNWRSWFREWLMIDVVWAIFAGLAAGFLVAKAIKWIDKKLERFRTPDDLMEDFVALSAILITYAVTELINGYGFLAVFIAGIAMRRRRNTEYTKNQLHFIERLEKLSEIGTILLLGSMLRFQPMLKYAGDAFLIAFSLIFVIRPLGTWISTIGLKAHPATRWLYGWFGIRGVGSIYYLAYTFGHGLKGETGEQIAWITFWTIVISVLLHGVTSTPLMRWYERHVEHNPTLEQHPAQHEA, from the coding sequence ATGCAATGTGGGAAAGCACCTGTGGATGTTTATATTCTTGATTTATTAGTCATCGGCTTACTGCTACTAATGGTAACGCTGGGAGCAGGATGGATCGCCCGCTTACCGCTCTCCTATGCACTAATTTATCTACTTGTTGGTATCATTTTAAGCCCGTATGGTTTTAATCTGGTTCAGGCTCGCCCAGACGCAAATTTTTTAGAGCGAGTGACGGAAATAGTTGTCTTGATTTCGCTCTTTAGCTGCGGACTCAAAATGAATCGTCCAATGCAATTTTGGGCTTGGCGATCGACCACGCGATTAATCGGTTTATTAATGCCGATCACGATTTTTTCAATTGCTGCGATCGCGCATTTTATTCTCAAATTGGACTGGGGATTAGCCATTCTTTTAGGTGCAATTCTTGCCCCGACTGACCCGGTTCTCGCCGCAGAAGTACAGCTCGAAGACCCCCACGATCGCGATGAATTGAGATTTGGTATCACTTCCGAAGGTGGATTAAATGATGCGCTGGCATTTCCGTTTGTCTACTTTGGTATTCACTCGATCGAAAAAGGCAATTGGCGCAGTTGGTTTCGAGAATGGCTCATGATCGATGTGGTGTGGGCAATTTTTGCCGGATTAGCGGCTGGTTTTTTGGTCGCAAAAGCGATCAAATGGATTGATAAAAAACTCGAACGCTTTCGGACTCCCGATGATTTGATGGAAGATTTCGTCGCTCTCAGTGCCATTCTCATCACCTATGCCGTGACTGAGTTAATCAACGGATATGGCTTTTTAGCGGTCTTTATTGCAGGAATCGCTATGCGAAGGCGACGGAATACCGAGTACACAAAAAATCAACTCCACTTCATCGAACGGTTAGAAAAACTATCAGAAATCGGAACCATTCTCCTGCTCGGCTCGATGCTGCGATTCCAACCGATGCTGAAATATGCGGGCGATGCGTTTCTAATTGCCTTTAGCTTAATCTTTGTGATTCGCCCATTAGGAACTTGGATTAGCACGATCGGCTTAAAGGCTCATCCCGCAACGCGCTGGCTTTATGGCTGGTTCGGAATTCGCGGAGTCGGCTCGATTTACTATCTCGCCTACACGTTCGGTCATGGACTGAAGGGTGAAACGGGTGAACAAATCGCCTGGATTACCTTTTGGACGATTGTCATTTCCGTCCTGCTGCATGGCGTAACTTCAACCCCCCTAATGCGCTGGTACGAGCGTCACGTCGAACACAACCCAACTTTAGAGCAACATCCCGCCCAGCACGAAGCTTAA
- a CDS encoding photosystem I reaction center subunit XII, whose translation MSLSDTQVLVALVVALIPGVLAFRLATELYK comes from the coding sequence ATGTCTTTATCCGATACTCAAGTTCTGGTTGCACTGGTCGTGGCTCTCATTCCGGGAGTCCTCGCATTTCGGTTAGCCACTGAACTGTATAAGTAG
- a CDS encoding glycosyltransferase encodes MPKVALIAGTYLPDRCGVAHYTARLRSELSIDTIVLTTTEAAKLANDPSVLGVVEDWNLQNLPALVQAIHQTQADLLHIQHAAGTYGFDRAIFLLPIVLRATGWHKPIITTAHEYGWWEWQPKWIPSALLEGLKQWGQQQQWWDREDGFLLTQSAAIIATNDEAEKVIVDRLPDAQVHRIPIGANIDVTACKTARQKLLENCGWSEDVIAIAFFGFLHPVKGLETLLKAFQIVVQQQPQARLILIGGVESLALRGAEAKQYWNKLESMISELQLNGRVHMTGYVPGEVASVYLSGADIGVLPFNHGVTLKSGSLLALMAHQLPVIATRSADSTLTSLVKQIPSRNSDALIHALLELIEDSSERFRLAQQGYQFVQQFNWKTIAEAHLAIYRSVLSHA; translated from the coding sequence ATGCCTAAAGTTGCTTTGATTGCTGGAACTTATTTACCCGATCGCTGTGGGGTGGCTCACTATACGGCACGACTGCGATCGGAACTGTCGATCGATACTATTGTTTTAACGACAACTGAAGCCGCCAAACTTGCCAACGATCCAAGCGTCTTAGGCGTTGTAGAGGACTGGAATTTACAGAATCTACCTGCATTGGTGCAAGCGATTCATCAAACGCAGGCGGATCTCTTGCACATTCAACACGCAGCAGGAACTTATGGATTCGATCGAGCCATCTTTCTGTTACCGATCGTACTTCGGGCTACAGGATGGCATAAACCGATCATCACCACTGCCCACGAATATGGCTGGTGGGAATGGCAACCGAAATGGATTCCATCTGCATTGTTAGAAGGCTTGAAACAGTGGGGTCAACAGCAGCAATGGTGGGATCGTGAAGATGGTTTTTTGCTAACTCAAAGTGCTGCAATTATCGCAACGAATGATGAGGCTGAAAAAGTAATTGTCGATCGTCTCCCCGATGCACAAGTACATCGAATTCCAATCGGCGCAAATATTGATGTGACTGCGTGTAAGACTGCAAGACAAAAGCTATTAGAGAACTGTGGTTGGTCTGAGGATGTGATTGCGATCGCGTTCTTCGGATTTTTGCATCCGGTGAAAGGTTTGGAAACATTGCTCAAGGCTTTTCAGATCGTAGTGCAGCAGCAACCTCAAGCACGATTGATTTTAATAGGTGGGGTTGAAAGCCTAGCGTTGCGTGGAGCAGAGGCTAAACAGTATTGGAACAAGCTAGAAAGCATGATTTCTGAGCTGCAACTCAATGGTAGAGTTCACATGACAGGCTATGTTCCGGGGGAGGTTGCTTCTGTTTATCTATCGGGTGCTGATATCGGAGTGCTACCGTTTAATCATGGTGTGACCTTGAAAAGCGGTTCATTACTAGCATTAATGGCACATCAATTACCTGTGATTGCAACTCGATCGGCGGATTCAACCTTAACTAGCCTAGTTAAACAGATTCCGTCGCGTAATTCTGATGCACTAATTCATGCACTGTTAGAGCTAATTGAAGATTCATCAGAGCGATTTCGCTTAGCTCAACAAGGATATCAATTCGTGCAGCAGTTCAACTGGAAAACGATCGCCGAAGCTCATCTTGCAATCTATCGATCGGTGTTGTCTCATGCTTAA